GACGGCGTCGTGCTCCGGCCGCTCGGGTATAAGATGCTGATGGAGATCATGGTGCGCTGCGCTGTCTCGCGCGTCGTTGATGTACCATACACGCTCCGCGCTCGCGAGCGCGGCACAAGCAAGGCGACACTTAAGCAAGGAGTCGCGTTTTTGCATCACTGCGCGTGGCTCTATACGACGACGCCGGGCATCGGCTGGCTTCGGCTCCGCGCGTTTTTCATTAGACCTCATTTTTCTCGTCTTGCCGAGAAAGCAGACATTTCGCTACGAAATGGATTTCGAAAGAAGTCTACTGCCGCACTATTCTCAGCGTTCGTGCTATTCGCGCCGTTCTCTCTCGGGTTTGCGCTCGGCGGATCAATTTTTGCGGGCATTGCCGTCGTGTTTGCTTTTTGGATGTCGCTTCAAGGACTTTTCCACGCGTACCTCCTGCTTGATGCGTGGCAGGATCCGGAGCGAGCACGAGGACGAGGGTCCCCGCGCTTGTTCCTCGCGCCTCGGCTCTCGTTTACCGCGCTTATTCCTGCGCGGTATGAGTCGGCGGTGATCGGTGAGACCATTCGGACTGTTGCCGCAATGGACTATCCTTCTGATCTTACCGAGGCGCTCGTCATTTGCCGCAGGGACGACAGTGAGACTATCCGCGCGGCGCGCGAGGCGATTCAGGCACTCGGCGCGAGTGCGCGCGTGCGCCTCGTCGTTTTCGACGGCTACCCGATTAATAAACCGCACGCGCTTAATATTGGACTCCGTGAGGCAGAGGGTGAGGTCGTCGTGATTTTTGATGCCGAGGATGAGCCGCATCGCGATCTCTATAGAATAGCAAACACGGTTATTGAGCGGGATCGCGCCGACGTCCTCCAGTCGGGCGTTCAGCTTATGAATCATACGTCGCGCTGGTACGCAACATTTTGCGTGCTCGAGTACTTTTTTTGGTTTAAGTCGGCGCTCCACGTCTTTGCGCGCAGCGGTTTCGTGCCGCTCGGCGGCAACACGGTCTTCTTTCGTCGCAGCGTCCTTCAGGAGGTGGGCGGTTGGGACGCGACGTGTCTCACGGAAGATGCGGATATCGGCGTGCGTCTCAGCGTGCGCGGTGCGCGCATCAGCGTCATTTATGATGAGGAGCACGTGACGCGCGAGGAAGCGCCGCCGACGCTCGGGAGCTTCATTCGCCAACGCACGCGCTGGAACCTCGGCTTCCTCCAGATCGTGCGCAAAGGTGATTGGCGGGGCTTGAGGACGCTTCGGCAGAAAGCGCTCGCGATGTATGTCCTTCTATGGGCCATGGCGCAGGCGGTCATGTTTTTCTATGCGCCGTTTGCGATGTGGACGTTTGCTGCGGCGAAAGCGCCTGTTTGGATCGCCCTTGCGACGAACGTGCCGTTTGCAATCACGCTGTTGCACCTCGCGCTCTATGTCGTAGGGCTTCGTGAATTTACTCGTCGCTTTGAGCTCTTGCATCCTTGGTGGCTCACGGCGCGCCTCGTACTGTGCTTTTATGCTTTTCAGGTCGTACTTGGTATGGCCGCGTTTCGTGCTGTGTATCGTTTCGCGCGCGGGGAACTTTCGTGGGAGAAGACGCCGCATACGAATGCGCATCGAGCACCTCTCGCGCCTCAACCTGCACCGGCACCGCTTGAGCCCGTGCCGTACCGAGGGGCGGTGGAGTATGCGTAACGAAATTTTCAATTTTCAATTCTCAATTTTCAGTAAATTTTCAATGAATTAATTTTCAAACCACGGACGTTGCTCGTGCGTTTGAAAATTGAAAAATTGCGTCATTGATTGAAAATTGATCATTGAAAATTGAAAATTATTATTGAATCCTCTCATGTATAAGCGTGCAACAATTTTACTTCTTGCCATTCTTGCGATCGCCGCCATGGCGCACGGCGTGAACATGTTCCACTTCCCGTATTATGAGAACGACGAGGGGACATACCTCTCGCGCGCGTGGTCCCTGCTTCGCGACGGGTCACTCTCACCCTACACGTATTGGTATGACCATGCGCCGGGTGGCACATTCCTGCTCGCCTTTTGGGCAATAATATCCGGAGGATTTTTTACGTTCGGCCAAACCGCGATTGACTCTGGACGCGTATTCATGCTCGTGCTTCACGTCGGAAGCGTCGGTCTGCTTTTTTACATCACGCGGCGGCTTGCGGGGACTCTCCGTGCTGCGACGATCGCTGCGTTTCTTTTTGCGCTCTCGCCGCTCGCGCTCTACTACGCGAGGCGCGTGCTCCTCGACAACATGATGACGTTTCTTGCGCTCGGCTCCGTGGCACTTCTCCTTCGGGAGCGGTTGACGCTCCGCACGGTGCTCGGGAGTGCACTACTCCTCGGCCTCGCAATCCTCACAAAAGAGAACGCAATTTTTTTCATTCCACCGTTTTTGTACCTGCTTTTCACGCGCACCGATGCGGCGAACCGGCGTTTCAGTATCGCACTTTGGTTTACAGCATGGGGCAGTATCGTCGCGTCGTATTTTCTCTACGCCCTGCTCAAGGGCGAGCTCTTTGTCGGAAGCCGAGCAGGGGAGGCAGGAGCACACGTGAGCCTCATCGGCACGCTTGCGATGCATCTCGGTCGAGGCGCCGCGGCTCCCTTCTGGAGCAGTGCCAGCGACTTCGCCGGAGCGTTTCTCACGTGGGTCGAGCGCGATGCCTTCATTATTATATTTGGCGCGATGGCTACGCTCGCGGGCGTCGTATTGGCCGTGAGGCGCCCGGCGTTTCGCTCTGCCTCATTCCTCTCGCTCTCAGCGTGGGCGTTCCTGCTGCGCGGCAAGCTCGTGCTCGATTTTTACGTGCTGCCGCTTTTGCCGCTGCTCTCACTCGTGATTGCGATGTGCTCTGAGGAGCTGCTCCTCTGGCTTGGGAGGCTTTCCCAACGTACTCGCCGCATCAGGGCGGGAGCCGCCGTCATTTTTTTTCTCGGCACAGTTGTGGGCATAGCCGTTCTTTTTCCGCATCCATTGTCTATATTTGCGCCATATACGCGCAACGAGACAAGAAACCAGCGCGAGGCGGTTGCGTATATAAAGGAGCACCTTCTCGCTCGGTCTTTCATTGCGATAGATCAATATGCCTATCTTGATCTCCATGATACACGCTCATCCTCCGGTGAGCGGGTGTTTCCAAACGCGCATTGGTTTTGGCAGATTGAAACGGATCCTGCGGTGCGCGTCGGCGTGTTTGGCAACGATCCGCGAGCGCTCGAGTATGTCGCGCTCTCCCATGAGATGGTGCGGCAAATGCAGGGCGGCGGGCAGGTGTTTCTCCGTGAGGCGCTCGCGCACGCCGATCTCATTAAAGACTGGACGGCGAGCACGACAAGCTACCTTGACCTTGAGGATGACGTCAGCACGAACGGCGACTGGGCGCAGCTCTACGAAGTGCACGACGAACGGCGGATCGAACTCGAGAGAGCATGGACGTACTACAAAGATGCGTTCATTAAAAATTACGGGCAAGTTGTGGATCCGTGGAATGGCATCACGACATCCGAGGGTCAGGCATACGCGCTCTTGCGCGCGGTCTGGATGGATGACCGCCCGATGTTCGACGGTCTCTTCGCGTGGACGCGCGACCACCTTGAGTTCCGTGGCGTAGACCATCTGTTTTCCTGGCGTTGGGGGAGAGGGGAAAACGGTGTTGAGCGCGTGCTTGATTCTGAAGCCGCGTCCGACGCGGATCAAGATATCGCGCTTGCGCTTCTTCTCGCGCATCGGAGGTGGGGTGAGGATGCGTACCGCACTGCGGCAGAGGAGATAATCCGGGATATCTGGCGGAGGGAGGTAGTGCGGGTCGCTGGCAGATACTATCTTACGGCAGGTCCGGGTGCAGCGCGGCCGGATGGGTACCTTCTTAACCCCTCCTACTTATCACCCGCCGCATACCGACT
This sequence is a window from bacterium. Protein-coding genes within it:
- a CDS encoding glycosyltransferase — its product is MNSPLLTIVTPTFNEEVNVLPFLAALRRAIDGACDYEVLFVDDSTDSTPEIVLSEGKRDPRVRLLHRPRELRDGLAGAYRDGFHEARGTYICCLDADLQHPPEKISELLARARTQDADVVVASRYIVGGSGTAGLDNMYRKAVSVGSKYLAQFLFKPLRLSSDPGGGFYLFRREIIDGVVLRPLGYKMLMEIMVRCAVSRVVDVPYTLRARERGTSKATLKQGVAFLHHCAWLYTTTPGIGWLRLRAFFIRPHFSRLAEKADISLRNGFRKKSTAALFSAFVLFAPFSLGFALGGSIFAGIAVVFAFWMSLQGLFHAYLLLDAWQDPERARGRGSPRLFLAPRLSFTALIPARYESAVIGETIRTVAAMDYPSDLTEALVICRRDDSETIRAAREAIQALGASARVRLVVFDGYPINKPHALNIGLREAEGEVVVIFDAEDEPHRDLYRIANTVIERDRADVLQSGVQLMNHTSRWYATFCVLEYFFWFKSALHVFARSGFVPLGGNTVFFRRSVLQEVGGWDATCLTEDADIGVRLSVRGARISVIYDEEHVTREEAPPTLGSFIRQRTRWNLGFLQIVRKGDWRGLRTLRQKALAMYVLLWAMAQAVMFFYAPFAMWTFAAAKAPVWIALATNVPFAITLLHLALYVVGLREFTRRFELLHPWWLTARLVLCFYAFQVVLGMAAFRAVYRFARGELSWEKTPHTNAHRAPLAPQPAPAPLEPVPYRGAVEYA
- a CDS encoding glycosyl hydrolase family 8; translated protein: MYKRATILLLAILAIAAMAHGVNMFHFPYYENDEGTYLSRAWSLLRDGSLSPYTYWYDHAPGGTFLLAFWAIISGGFFTFGQTAIDSGRVFMLVLHVGSVGLLFYITRRLAGTLRAATIAAFLFALSPLALYYARRVLLDNMMTFLALGSVALLLRERLTLRTVLGSALLLGLAILTKENAIFFIPPFLYLLFTRTDAANRRFSIALWFTAWGSIVASYFLYALLKGELFVGSRAGEAGAHVSLIGTLAMHLGRGAAAPFWSSASDFAGAFLTWVERDAFIIIFGAMATLAGVVLAVRRPAFRSASFLSLSAWAFLLRGKLVLDFYVLPLLPLLSLVIAMCSEELLLWLGRLSQRTRRIRAGAAVIFFLGTVVGIAVLFPHPLSIFAPYTRNETRNQREAVAYIKEHLLARSFIAIDQYAYLDLHDTRSSSGERVFPNAHWFWQIETDPAVRVGVFGNDPRALEYVALSHEMVRQMQGGGQVFLREALAHADLIKDWTASTTSYLDLEDDVSTNGDWAQLYEVHDERRIELERAWTYYKDAFIKNYGQVVDPWNGITTSEGQAYALLRAVWMDDRPMFDGLFAWTRDHLEFRGVDHLFSWRWGRGENGVERVLDSEAASDADQDIALALLLAHRRWGEDAYRTAAEEIIRDIWRREVVRVAGRYYLTAGPGAARPDGYLLNPSYLSPAAYRLFAEADPEHDWLALAKDSYALLERLGSESARGNLTGLPPNWTLLDGETGALLSAAHYISTHADAYGYDAFRALWRVALDALWFKEPRAERYLRSVAPFFEREWQEHDTFASVYRRTDGVRLLVHGDLAPVAGAISALFRTNPDLAHEIERRIFDATFNAEGFWGERTSYYDQNWAWLATALLSGETRDEWGK